TTTTAGTTGTTTTGCGTCGCATGGCAAAGCAGGTTTCATGCCATCCATCTACAAAAAACGTTATTTTGTAGGCTTTATCTGCTTTCGATTTCTGCTAAGGCAAAGAAAGTATCCATGAATGCCCCGATCTTAGCTACCCCTCGCCTATACAAAAATGTGCCCACTGTCGATCAAGTGATGGTTGAGGAACGTGCTGCTTCGTTCACCAAACGAAGTATCAAGTCTTCCGCAAAATTAGCCGGTTTGCGCCTAGCTGTCTCCATGATGGATCTAACCACGCTCGAAGGCAAAGACACCCCCGGCAAAGTCGCTCACCTCTGCCGCAAAGCACTGCAACCCGCTGATCCACGCTACCAAGTCCCATCCTGCGCAGCCGTGTGCGTCTATCCCAATCTCGTCCGGCATGCAAAGAAGTTACTCGCCGGCTCCACCGTGCGTGTAGCTGCCGTCGCCACCGCTTTCCCAAGCGGCCAGATGCCGCTCTCCGTAAAGTTGGAAGATACACGGCTGGCAGTTTCCGAAGGCGCAGACGAAATCGATATGGTCATTGATCGAGGCGCCTTCCTTGCAGGAGAATACAACCAGGTCTTCGATGAAATCGCCGCTATCAAATCCGCTTGTGGCTCTGCTCATCTCAAAGTGATTCTGGAAACAGGTGAACTCGTCACCTACGACAACGTCCGCATCGCCTCACAAATCGCTATGGAAGCAGGCGCCGACTTTATTAAAACCTCCACCGGCAAGGTAACTCCAGCGGCCACACTTCCTGTCACACTCGTTATGCTGGAAGCCATACGCGATTTCTTCTACGACACCGGAATTCGAATCGGCATAAAACCCGCAGGCGGCATTCGCACAGCAAAAGAAGCTTTAGCCTACCTCGTAATGGTTAAAGAAACACTCGGCGACGACTGGCTCACGCCAGACCTCTTTCGATTCGGGGCCAGCGCCTTGCTCAACGATGTGCTCCTGCAAATCGCTAAAACTATCGATGGCCGCTACCAAAGCCTCGACTACTTCTCATTGCCTTAATGGCCAATCGTCTCTTCCCTGCACACCACGCACACTCGCCCTGCCCATTCTGCGACTCCCATGACGGACTTCTGCTCACACGCGTAGATAACTTCTTTCGCCCGCAAATCACCC
The Candidatus Methylacidiphilales bacterium DNA segment above includes these coding regions:
- the deoC gene encoding deoxyribose-phosphate aldolase, translating into MNAPILATPRLYKNVPTVDQVMVEERAASFTKRSIKSSAKLAGLRLAVSMMDLTTLEGKDTPGKVAHLCRKALQPADPRYQVPSCAAVCVYPNLVRHAKKLLAGSTVRVAAVATAFPSGQMPLSVKLEDTRLAVSEGADEIDMVIDRGAFLAGEYNQVFDEIAAIKSACGSAHLKVILETGELVTYDNVRIASQIAMEAGADFIKTSTGKVTPAATLPVTLVMLEAIRDFFYDTGIRIGIKPAGGIRTAKEALAYLVMVKETLGDDWLTPDLFRFGASALLNDVLLQIAKTIDGRYQSLDYFSLP